The following are from one region of the Orenia metallireducens genome:
- a CDS encoding purine-nucleoside phosphorylase, with the protein MPSETMKKIQESVNYIKDQAGITPEIALILGSGLGVLADEIENKTEIPYGDIPNFPVSTVEGHAGQLVLGELEGKQVVAMQGRFHYYEGYDISFIAFPVRVMKMLGAEKLLVTNSAGGANRHFNVGDFMLISDHINFTGTNPLIGANEDELGPRFPDMSEAYNKELIKLAEEVAEKKGITVKKGIYVGFSGPTYETPAEIRMVQRLGGDAVGMSTVPEVIVANHMGMGILGISCITNMAAGILPEPLGHEEVIETANRVKPKFIELVRGIIKSVKS; encoded by the coding sequence ATGCCAAGTGAGACTATGAAGAAGATTCAAGAGAGTGTAAACTATATTAAAGATCAAGCAGGTATTACTCCAGAGATTGCATTGATTTTAGGTTCAGGATTGGGAGTATTAGCTGATGAGATAGAGAATAAGACTGAAATACCTTATGGAGACATTCCTAACTTTCCAGTGTCGACAGTAGAGGGGCATGCGGGACAGTTAGTCTTAGGAGAGCTAGAGGGTAAGCAGGTTGTAGCGATGCAAGGGAGATTCCACTATTATGAAGGCTATGATATATCCTTTATTGCCTTCCCAGTAAGGGTAATGAAGATGTTAGGTGCAGAGAAGTTACTTGTAACCAACTCAGCTGGTGGAGCCAATCGCCATTTCAATGTAGGTGACTTTATGCTGATCTCTGACCATATCAATTTTACAGGGACTAATCCATTGATTGGAGCTAATGAGGATGAGTTAGGACCACGCTTTCCTGATATGTCAGAAGCTTATAACAAAGAGTTAATTAAATTAGCTGAAGAGGTAGCAGAGAAGAAAGGGATTACTGTTAAAAAAGGTATCTATGTTGGATTCTCTGGACCTACCTATGAGACTCCAGCAGAGATTAGAATGGTACAGAGATTAGGTGGAGATGCAGTAGGGATGTCGACTGTACCAGAGGTGATTGTAGCAAACCATATGGGAATGGGGATTTTAGGAATATCTTGTATTACCAATATGGCAGCAGGAATTCTACCAGAACCTTTAGGGCATGAAGAGGTTATTGAGACAGCTAATCGAGTTAAGCCTAAGTTTATCGAGTTGGTCAGAGGAATAATAAAATCAGTTAAGAGTTAA
- a CDS encoding pyrimidine-nucleoside phosphorylase encodes MRAYDIIHKKRDGKKLSNQEIEFLIKGYTKGEIPDYQMSAWAMAVFFQGMDKEETAKLTEAMAKSGDNIDLSSIKGIKVDKHSTGGVGDTTTLVLAPLVAACGAPVAKMSGRGLGHTGGTIDKLESIAGFSTALSMDKFIDSVNQNKVAIAGQTGNLAPADKKLYALRDVTATVDSIPLIASSIMSKKIASGADAIVLDVKTGNGAFMKSYEGAVKLAKTMVEIGQEVGRNTIAIVSDMDQPLGWAVGNALEVKEAIDTLQGEGPHDLTELCLTLGTQMLLLAEVANSTEEAREMLERAISDGSGLDKLKELITNQGGNPEVVDNPNLLPQAKYSLEVKAPRGGYVQRIEAEEVGISAMILGAGRETKESEIDLAVGLTLAKKVGDQLTEGETIATLYYNDKTKVKEAKEILLKAYQIGNTKPELNPLIYEIID; translated from the coding sequence ATGAGAGCCTATGATATTATTCATAAAAAACGTGATGGTAAGAAATTAAGTAATCAAGAGATAGAATTTTTAATTAAAGGGTATACCAAAGGTGAGATTCCAGACTATCAGATGTCAGCTTGGGCAATGGCTGTCTTCTTCCAAGGAATGGATAAAGAAGAGACTGCTAAGTTGACAGAGGCTATGGCTAAGTCTGGTGACAATATAGATTTGAGTTCAATCAAGGGCATTAAGGTTGATAAACATAGTACTGGTGGTGTAGGTGATACTACAACTTTAGTCTTAGCACCTTTAGTAGCTGCTTGTGGTGCACCAGTGGCTAAGATGTCTGGGCGTGGCTTGGGTCATACTGGGGGAACTATTGATAAGTTAGAATCTATTGCAGGCTTTAGTACAGCCTTAAGTATGGATAAATTTATCGACAGTGTTAATCAGAATAAAGTAGCTATAGCAGGACAGACTGGTAACCTAGCTCCTGCTGATAAGAAGCTATATGCTTTACGTGATGTAACTGCTACTGTTGATTCTATTCCTTTGATTGCAAGTAGTATTATGAGTAAGAAGATTGCCTCTGGAGCAGATGCTATAGTATTGGATGTGAAGACTGGTAATGGTGCCTTTATGAAGAGCTATGAAGGGGCAGTGAAACTGGCTAAGACTATGGTGGAAATCGGCCAAGAGGTAGGGCGTAATACTATTGCTATTGTCTCTGATATGGACCAACCTTTAGGATGGGCTGTAGGTAATGCTTTAGAGGTCAAGGAGGCTATTGATACCCTTCAAGGAGAAGGTCCCCATGACTTGACAGAGCTATGCCTGACCTTAGGAACACAGATGCTATTATTAGCAGAGGTTGCTAACAGCACTGAAGAAGCTAGAGAGATGCTAGAAAGAGCAATCAGTGACGGAAGTGGCTTAGATAAGTTAAAGGAACTAATTACTAACCAAGGTGGAAATCCTGAAGTAGTAGATAATCCTAATTTATTGCCACAGGCTAAATACAGCTTAGAGGTTAAAGCTCCAAGAGGTGGCTATGTACAGAGAATAGAGGCAGAAGAGGTTGGTATTAGTGCAATGATTTTAGGAGCAGGTCGAGAGACTAAAGAATCGGAAATAGATTTGGCGGTAGGCTTGACTTTGGCTAAGAAGGTAGGGGATCAGCTAACAGAGGGAGAGACTATCGCTACCTTATATTATAATGATAAGACTAAAGTAAAAGAAGCTAAAGAAATCTTATTAAAGGCTTATCAGATTGGTAATACAAAGCCTGAATTGAATCCATTGATTTATGAGATTATAGATTAA
- a CDS encoding chemotaxis protein CheX, giving the protein MNQKYINPIFEAAKSVLKNMMQIDVNRGELTLRKSPFSAQKVNASIGVTGDLKGFIYYSMSEQTALEVFAKMSGMSMDGFDELVSSAIGELANIVTGNSLTKLSELDYQCDITPPSITYGDNVQITTNQRQFLVIPLHTEIGDFEINVSLEEKK; this is encoded by the coding sequence ATGAATCAGAAATATATTAATCCAATATTTGAAGCTGCTAAGAGTGTACTGAAAAATATGATGCAAATAGATGTTAACAGAGGGGAGTTAACTCTTCGCAAAAGCCCTTTTTCAGCTCAAAAAGTCAATGCTTCTATCGGAGTTACTGGAGATTTAAAAGGATTTATCTATTATAGTATGTCTGAACAGACAGCCTTAGAGGTATTTGCCAAAATGTCAGGGATGTCAATGGATGGATTCGACGAATTAGTAAGCTCCGCTATTGGAGAATTAGCTAATATAGTTACAGGAAATTCACTTACTAAGTTATCTGAGTTAGATTATCAATGTGATATCACTCCTCCATCAATTACATATGGGGATAATGTACAGATTACGACAAATCAAAGGCAATTCTTAGTAATTCCTTTGCATACTGAAATCGGTGATTTTGAAATTAATGTCTCTTTAGAGGAGAAGAAATAA